The Sulfurimonas lithotrophica genome includes a region encoding these proteins:
- a CDS encoding thiamine phosphate synthase, protein MITSREFYTDTPAVFRSILHEQIQKYLPTHVLYRDKHNPHYETQAHHFVEVCRQFMDVKSFIHQDVDLAYELEATGVHLTSEQFDKIKYAKSKNLEVIISTHTLDEVKKAQELGADASTYSPIFSTPNKGEPKGVKDLKNVVESVDINVFALGGITTQKEIQEVKKTGAYGFASIRYFY, encoded by the coding sequence ATGATAACTTCACGAGAGTTTTATACTGACACTCCAGCAGTTTTTCGCTCTATTTTGCATGAACAAATACAAAAGTATCTGCCGACTCACGTATTGTACAGAGATAAACACAATCCACACTATGAAACTCAGGCTCATCATTTTGTTGAGGTTTGCCGTCAGTTTATGGATGTGAAATCTTTTATACATCAAGATGTAGATTTGGCGTATGAGCTTGAAGCGACAGGTGTGCATCTGACATCTGAACAGTTTGATAAAATTAAATATGCAAAGTCAAAAAACTTAGAAGTTATAATAAGCACTCATACCTTGGATGAGGTTAAAAAAGCTCAAGAACTTGGTGCAGATGCTAGTACATACAGTCCGATTTTTAGCACACCTAACAAGGGTGAACCAAAAGGTGTGAAAGATTTAAAAAATGTAGTCGAGAGTGTAGATATAAATGTCTTTGCACTGGGAGGAATAACAACTCAAAAAGAGATTCAAGAAGTAAAAAAAACAGGTGCATACGGATTTGCATCTATAAGATACTTTTACTAA
- the polA gene encoding DNA polymerase I produces the protein MAKTVTIIDTFGFFFRAFYALPQHLSNKEGFPTGLLTGFTNFISNLQKDHDSDYIVFAVDSKGDTFRNEIDPNYKANRQAPPEELSMQLPVAIEWIDKMGYKTLGMSGFEADDMIASVVKHAKEKGYNVRVVSHDKDLYQLIDDGKVVVVDAIKKKVMDEDSCFEKYGVTPKQFIDYQSILGDSADNVPGVKGIGKVGAEKLLKEYGSLDSIYENLATIKGANQKKLIESRDNAYMSKELVTLRDDVLDELDFDFEEYKMDIENPFLNIYDELIKYEQNAILRVLKAKNQISEEQHNSAVQKANNKSETHNNKLEFKTTLITDTNELNKILDTFDENTIVAFDTETTGLDYDKDKLVGFSFAVNENEAYYVPFAHYYLGVGEQIDIDAAKDAIRKIFKSRVVGHNIKFDLHFVTRLIGKDLDINGAKIYDSMILAWLINPESALALDKLSSALLKHEMVSFKDTVKKGETFANVELGLACEYAAEDALITLKLYNLFLEKLKFQNAEHLINEAQNIEFPFIKTLMKMESEGIKVDSEFLDIFLHKVKSTLYDLTTKIHKLAGSEFNINSTQQLGVVLFEHLGLPVGKKTKTGYSTNEQVLSSLIDSHSIIPLLLEYREVYKLFSTYIEPLLKLSKENKDSRIHTSFVQTGTATGRLSSKNPNLQNIPTRTKLGAEVRKAFIASEGKKLIGIDYSQIELRLLAHYSQDAILLDAFRNDKDIHRQTAVALFGEDEADSKRAIAKTVNFGLLYGMGQKKLSQTLDISTKEAKEIIDKYFESFPSVKSYFRSIVDSAKERGYVETLLGRRRYFDFENAKPMFKAAYERESVNTLFQGSASDLIKLSMNKIHNIIEKGNIEAKMLLQIHDELIFEVDEYHAQEIANRFKEIMEEIMELNVPLKVSVNIGSNWGELK, from the coding sequence ATGGCAAAAACAGTAACGATTATAGATACATTCGGATTTTTCTTTCGTGCATTTTACGCACTTCCTCAACACCTCTCAAATAAAGAAGGTTTTCCTACCGGACTTTTAACGGGTTTTACAAACTTTATATCTAATTTGCAAAAAGACCATGACAGCGACTATATTGTTTTTGCGGTTGATTCTAAAGGCGATACATTTAGAAACGAGATAGACCCAAACTATAAAGCAAACCGTCAAGCACCGCCTGAAGAGTTGTCTATGCAACTGCCCGTTGCAATAGAGTGGATAGACAAAATGGGTTATAAAACTCTTGGAATGAGTGGGTTTGAAGCGGATGATATGATTGCATCTGTAGTTAAACATGCAAAAGAAAAAGGTTATAACGTACGTGTAGTATCACACGATAAAGACCTTTATCAACTTATAGATGACGGTAAAGTAGTGGTTGTAGATGCTATAAAGAAAAAAGTTATGGATGAAGATAGCTGTTTTGAAAAATACGGTGTTACTCCAAAACAGTTTATAGACTATCAATCGATACTTGGAGATAGTGCGGATAACGTACCGGGGGTAAAAGGAATCGGTAAAGTCGGAGCCGAGAAACTTTTAAAAGAGTATGGAAGCCTCGATAGTATATATGAGAACTTGGCTACTATTAAAGGTGCAAACCAAAAGAAGCTTATAGAATCACGTGACAATGCGTATATGTCAAAAGAACTTGTAACTCTAAGAGATGATGTTTTAGATGAATTGGACTTTGATTTTGAAGAGTATAAAATGGATATTGAGAATCCGTTTTTAAATATATACGATGAACTTATAAAGTATGAACAAAATGCGATACTCAGAGTTTTAAAAGCAAAAAATCAAATTTCAGAAGAACAACATAACAGTGCTGTACAAAAAGCAAACAATAAGAGCGAAACTCATAATAATAAGTTAGAATTTAAAACTACTCTTATTACAGATACAAATGAGCTAAATAAAATACTTGATACTTTTGATGAGAATACCATTGTAGCTTTTGATACGGAAACGACAGGGCTTGACTATGATAAAGACAAGTTGGTCGGATTTTCTTTTGCCGTAAATGAAAACGAGGCTTATTATGTACCTTTTGCACATTATTATCTTGGCGTAGGCGAGCAGATAGATATAGATGCGGCTAAAGATGCAATAAGAAAAATCTTTAAAAGCAGGGTAGTCGGGCACAATATAAAGTTTGATCTGCACTTTGTTACAAGACTCATTGGAAAAGATTTAGATATAAACGGTGCAAAAATATATGACAGTATGATTTTAGCTTGGTTAATAAACCCCGAATCTGCTTTAGCTTTAGATAAACTCTCGTCTGCATTATTAAAACATGAGATGGTTTCTTTTAAAGATACTGTAAAAAAAGGTGAGACTTTTGCAAATGTAGAGTTAGGGCTTGCTTGTGAATATGCAGCAGAAGATGCATTAATCACGCTTAAACTTTATAATCTGTTTTTAGAAAAGTTAAAATTTCAAAATGCCGAGCATCTGATAAATGAGGCGCAAAATATAGAGTTTCCTTTTATCAAAACACTTATGAAAATGGAGAGTGAGGGTATAAAAGTAGATTCTGAGTTTTTAGATATATTTTTACATAAAGTCAAATCAACTCTATATGATTTAACTACTAAAATTCATAAATTGGCAGGAAGCGAATTTAATATAAATTCAACACAGCAACTGGGAGTTGTTTTATTTGAACACCTTGGGCTTCCTGTTGGCAAAAAAACAAAAACGGGATACTCAACAAACGAGCAGGTTTTAAGCTCGCTTATAGATTCACACTCTATCATACCATTGCTTTTGGAATATCGTGAAGTATATAAGCTATTTTCAACTTATATAGAGCCTCTTTTAAAACTAAGTAAAGAAAATAAAGATTCCAGAATTCATACATCTTTTGTTCAAACAGGTACTGCTACCGGAAGATTAAGCTCAAAAAATCCGAATCTTCAAAATATACCTACGAGAACCAAACTCGGAGCTGAAGTAAGAAAAGCATTCATAGCTTCAGAGGGTAAAAAACTTATAGGAATTGATTACTCGCAGATAGAACTTAGACTTCTTGCACATTATTCTCAAGATGCAATCTTACTCGATGCATTTAGAAACGATAAAGATATCCACCGCCAAACAGCCGTGGCACTTTTCGGTGAAGATGAAGCCGACTCAAAAAGGGCTATTGCCAAAACCGTAAACTTTGGACTTTTATATGGTATGGGACAGAAAAAACTCTCTCAAACGTTAGATATTTCTACAAAAGAAGCAAAAGAGATTATAGATAAATATTTTGAGAGTTTTCCATCTGTTAAGAGTTATTTTCGATCAATCGTGGATAGTGCAAAAGAGCGCGGATATGTTGAGACGCTTCTTGGTCGCAGACGTTACTTTGACTTTGAAAATGCAAAACCTATGTTTAAAGCTGCATATGAGCGTGAGAGCGTAAACACGCTTTTTCAAGGGAGTGCGAGTGATTTGATTAAACTCTCAATGAATAAAATACATAATATCATTGAAAAAGGCAATATAGAAGCTAAAATGTTGCTTCAAATTCATGATGAATTGATATTTGAAGTAGATGAGTATCATGCGCAGGAGATAGCAAACAGGTTTAAAGAGATAATGGAAGAGATAATGGAGTTAAACGTTCCATTAAAAGTAAGTGTAAATATAGGAAGTAACTGGGGCGAGTTAAAGTAA
- a CDS encoding HDOD domain-containing protein, whose product MRDSIIDSIKSLPPLSKTIVEINRVYKDENSSVADMAKAIEGDPMIVANLLKAASSPLYGFSKDITNASQAVSLFGMSMTRSIAIGNSVRKLLNVDLEPYGISSDKFAEISSLQAAFLSAWYSKIDRSKAQKLFLPVFLQETGKIIIASEIIQNDETISFKSEVEGSNNLAQLEKSYVSMTSAEVTALVFEHWNFDEEVINIIKYADNPSSAPDDLKESANILNIIKTIIPINKPLSEQAINFGLKKAENSGFDISEVKQAIDLVSELM is encoded by the coding sequence ATGAGAGATTCAATAATTGATAGTATAAAATCACTTCCCCCGCTCTCAAAAACCATAGTTGAGATTAATAGGGTATATAAGGATGAAAATTCATCCGTAGCAGATATGGCTAAGGCTATTGAGGGTGACCCTATGATTGTTGCAAATCTATTAAAAGCTGCTTCATCGCCACTCTATGGGTTTTCAAAAGATATAACAAATGCATCTCAGGCAGTAAGTCTTTTTGGAATGAGCATGACACGCTCCATAGCAATCGGTAACTCTGTTAGAAAACTTTTAAACGTTGATTTGGAACCATATGGGATAAGTAGTGATAAGTTTGCAGAAATATCATCCCTGCAGGCTGCTTTTTTATCGGCTTGGTATTCTAAAATAGACCGCTCAAAGGCACAAAAATTATTTTTGCCCGTATTTTTACAAGAAACTGGAAAAATTATAATTGCGAGTGAGATTATTCAAAATGATGAGACGATTAGCTTTAAGTCCGAAGTAGAAGGCTCAAATAATCTTGCACAACTTGAAAAATCGTACGTAAGTATGACAAGTGCAGAGGTTACCGCCTTGGTATTTGAGCATTGGAATTTTGACGAGGAAGTTATAAACATTATTAAGTATGCCGACAATCCTTCATCGGCTCCGGATGATCTAAAAGAATCTGCAAATATTTTAAATATTATTAAAACCATTATCCCTATAAATAAACCATTATCGGAACAAGCTATAAATTTTGGTCTTAAAAAAGCAGAAAATAGCGGTTTTGATATTTCTGAAGTTAAACAGGCAATTGATTTAGTATCGGAACTTATGTAG
- a CDS encoding sulfite exporter TauE/SafE family protein, which yields MESVNLLTIISIAFLGSFGHCIGMCGGIVMAYSNIKIDPASTKVSKSIAHLLYSLGRVSTYSILGAVFGYLGGVVVFSNTANGVLLIIAGVAMIVAGLSLMGKMKSLSIGGKSFSDTKFYKNSFTKIMNSKSNMSFYLLGMLNGLLPCGFVYFFAITAASTADPLYGALVMAVFGLSTIPAMFGLGTLSSLNLATNFRNMLVSLASIAVLFYGVFTIYNGYDYITNPQKTLRDCH from the coding sequence ATGGAGAGTGTGAATTTACTAACAATAATCTCCATAGCTTTTTTAGGCTCCTTCGGTCACTGCATCGGAATGTGCGGCGGTATTGTTATGGCATATTCAAATATAAAGATAGACCCTGCATCTACAAAAGTGTCAAAAAGTATAGCGCATCTTTTATATTCACTCGGGCGTGTATCCACATATAGTATATTAGGTGCTGTTTTTGGATACTTAGGCGGTGTAGTGGTTTTTTCAAATACTGCCAACGGAGTGCTTTTGATTATAGCGGGTGTTGCAATGATAGTAGCAGGTCTTTCACTAATGGGAAAAATGAAATCTCTTAGCATCGGCGGTAAATCATTTAGCGATACAAAGTTTTATAAGAATAGTTTTACTAAGATTATGAATTCAAAATCAAATATGAGCTTTTATCTGCTTGGTATGTTAAACGGACTTCTTCCATGTGGTTTTGTATATTTCTTTGCCATAACTGCAGCTAGTACGGCAGACCCTTTATACGGAGCTTTGGTTATGGCCGTGTTTGGTTTAAGTACAATTCCTGCTATGTTTGGACTTGGGACTCTAAGCAGTTTAAATTTAGCTACGAACTTTAGAAATATGCTAGTTTCTTTAGCATCTATAGCCGTATTGTTTTATGGAGTATTTACTATTTATAACGGATATGATTATATAACAAATCCACAAAAAACTTTAAGAGATTGTCATTAA
- a CDS encoding HD domain-containing protein has product MNNRYNSFFSVPFLKSLFFTQNKWHQHGVFIHTMRVLYYVLKRGHYKFIAAAVLHDIGKPFTAFVKDEEDLKFNEYSFTDHEETSYQIIKNWFFISEYTKNMVRYHYLIRDIKKSKKEDLKRYAKKIDIWNTLDDDFKDDLAEFLICDDLGKGKKRR; this is encoded by the coding sequence ATGAATAACAGATACAACTCTTTCTTTTCAGTTCCGTTTTTAAAATCATTATTTTTTACTCAAAACAAGTGGCATCAGCACGGTGTGTTTATCCATACGATGCGTGTGCTTTATTATGTTCTAAAAAGAGGTCATTACAAGTTTATAGCAGCTGCAGTTTTGCATGATATCGGAAAACCTTTTACGGCATTTGTTAAAGATGAAGAAGACTTGAAATTTAACGAATATAGTTTTACGGACCACGAAGAAACATCTTATCAAATAATAAAAAATTGGTTTTTTATTAGCGAGTATACAAAAAATATGGTACGCTATCACTATTTAATTCGAGATATAAAAAAGAGTAAAAAAGAAGATTTAAAAAGGTATGCCAAAAAGATTGATATTTGGAATACTTTAGATGATGATTTTAAAGATGATTTGGCTGAATTTTTGATTTGTGACGATTTGGGTAAGGGTAAAAAAAGAAGATGA
- a CDS encoding tyrosine-type recombinase/integrase, giving the protein MNTSQLSKELEAFLEYISVTRALNKKSISAYMGDLSSIEAEIEAPLINIDSNKLLDLLSKYTNKRTLNRKLSSVNAFFDFCYSNKFSLEKTKLKSAKIPKLLPKFLTYEQLMAGIKLCDTSTWIGLRDAALLYFLYASGVRISECLSVKKEDIDGEWLLVRHAKGDKERLVPIAKVALDALNKYLNEMPYEKDYLWCNYKGDKLSRISAFKITQKYLNVSPHVLRHSYATSLITGGADLRVVQELLGHASLTTTQIYTHVQKQHLSETIDVCHPFSKTKY; this is encoded by the coding sequence ATGAATACATCTCAGTTAAGTAAAGAGTTAGAAGCCTTTTTAGAATATATAAGTGTAACAAGAGCACTTAATAAAAAATCTATTTCAGCTTATATGGGTGATTTATCATCCATAGAGGCTGAAATAGAAGCCCCTTTAATTAATATAGACTCAAATAAACTTCTGGATTTACTCTCAAAATATACAAATAAAAGAACACTTAACCGTAAACTCTCCTCCGTAAATGCATTCTTTGACTTTTGCTACAGCAATAAATTTTCTCTTGAAAAAACAAAACTGAAATCTGCAAAAATTCCTAAACTTTTACCGAAGTTTTTAACGTATGAGCAGTTAATGGCTGGAATAAAACTATGTGACACATCTACATGGATAGGGCTTAGAGATGCAGCACTATTATATTTTTTGTATGCATCAGGAGTTAGGATTAGTGAGTGTTTATCTGTAAAAAAAGAGGACATTGATGGAGAGTGGTTACTTGTTCGTCATGCAAAAGGTGATAAGGAACGTTTAGTCCCAATAGCAAAAGTAGCTCTTGATGCATTAAATAAGTATTTAAACGAGATGCCATATGAGAAGGATTATTTATGGTGTAACTATAAGGGTGATAAACTAAGCAGAATTTCTGCTTTTAAAATCACTCAAAAATATCTAAACGTATCACCGCACGTTCTTCGTCATTCATATGCTACATCTCTTATAACGGGCGGTGCAGATTTAAGAGTAGTCCAAGAACTCCTAGGTCATGCCTCTTTAACAACGACACAAATCTACACCCATGTACAAAAACAGCATCTAAGTGAAACTATAGATGTTTGCCATCCTTTTTCAAAAACTAAGTATTAA
- the gatC gene encoding Asp-tRNA(Asn)/Glu-tRNA(Gln) amidotransferase subunit GatC translates to MVVDDTLLKKLEKLSYLKIDESKRDEIKEQLSEIVSFVDNLSELDTDGVDDKFAMDDRATFTREDKPSCDTHINDDILKNAPQSSDHFFVVPKIIE, encoded by the coding sequence ATGGTAGTAGATGATACTCTTTTAAAAAAGCTTGAAAAACTATCTTATCTAAAGATAGATGAGAGTAAAAGAGATGAAATAAAAGAACAATTATCGGAAATTGTATCTTTTGTAGATAACTTAAGCGAGTTAGATACGGACGGTGTCGATGATAAATTTGCAATGGATGACAGAGCAACTTTTACCAGAGAAGACAAACCTTCATGTGATACTCATATAAATGACGATATATTAAAAAATGCACCTCAAAGTTCAGACCACTTTTTCGTGGTTCCAAAAATCATAGAATAA
- a CDS encoding type IV pilus twitching motility protein PilT codes for MSEEQAQPETKTIDVRKLLKSTLALGSSDLHLVVGSEPQIRIDKELKPLKLPKLTSKELDNMANSLIKEKQKKEFEENNELDFSFEIENVGRFRANYYKTIGGTACAFRMIPIEIPTLDDFDSPPVFKELVKREKGLILVTGPTGSGKSTTLASMLNEINMTERKHIITVEDPVEFVHKNNKSLFSQRDVGSSTKSFAAALKYALRQDPDIILIGEMRDAETIGAALTAAETGHLVFGTLHTNSAAGTVNRIIDVFDSEQQSQIRAQLASSLVAVISQSLIPRVGGGKVATQEIMITNPAISNLIREDKVHQLYSQMQLNQAETSMKTQTQEIMELLHKKIITKENAIKNSNRPEELLKIIDNL; via the coding sequence ATGTCTGAAGAACAAGCACAACCGGAAACTAAAACTATTGATGTCAGAAAACTATTAAAAAGTACGCTTGCACTAGGTTCATCCGACTTACACCTTGTTGTAGGAAGTGAACCTCAAATACGTATAGATAAAGAGTTGAAACCTCTAAAATTGCCTAAGCTTACATCTAAAGAGCTTGACAATATGGCAAACTCTCTTATTAAAGAAAAGCAGAAAAAAGAGTTTGAAGAAAATAACGAACTCGATTTTTCGTTTGAGATAGAAAATGTAGGACGTTTCCGTGCAAACTATTACAAAACTATAGGCGGAACAGCTTGTGCCTTTCGTATGATTCCTATCGAAATACCTACTCTTGACGACTTTGATTCACCACCCGTATTTAAAGAATTGGTAAAAAGAGAAAAAGGTCTCATCTTGGTTACCGGTCCTACTGGAAGCGGTAAATCAACTACATTGGCTTCAATGTTAAATGAGATTAATATGACTGAACGTAAGCATATTATAACCGTCGAGGATCCGGTTGAGTTTGTTCACAAAAACAATAAGTCTCTTTTTTCCCAACGTGATGTCGGCAGTAGTACAAAATCTTTTGCCGCAGCTTTAAAATATGCACTTAGACAAGACCCGGATATTATCCTAATCGGTGAGATGCGTGATGCCGAAACAATCGGTGCTGCACTTACCGCAGCCGAAACAGGTCACTTGGTATTTGGTACGCTTCATACAAACTCTGCTGCGGGTACCGTTAACCGTATTATAGATGTATTTGATTCTGAACAACAAAGTCAAATACGTGCTCAACTTGCTTCATCCCTAGTAGCTGTAATTTCCCAGTCTTTAATACCTAGAGTCGGAGGAGGTAAAGTTGCGACACAGGAGATAATGATTACAAATCCTGCAATTTCAAACTTAATTCGTGAAGATAAAGTTCACCAACTTTATTCACAGATGCAACTAAACCAAGCAGAAACATCTATGAAAACCCAGACCCAAGAGATAATGGAGCTTCTACACAAGAAAATTATAACAAAAGAGAATGCTATCAAAAACTCTAACAGACCGGAAGAACTGTTAAAAATAATAGACAATCTGTAA
- a CDS encoding TonB-dependent receptor → MKKITAISVVCAIAISTYASDLGTIKVESSTIDDKFETKKSEISSTTTVSGEKVDKSHISNIQQILQSIPGITTESSTGDSLKIHLRGVENQMYMGEKPGVAVVIDGVPVFERTGKVNIDLDNIESIKVIKGGASYLFGDDALSGAVIITTKRGAKYNHNYGAVEVGSYGYKKAVARTGYANDDLSFHVQASQRSSDGYHEDSDYETSYLNGKLQYYIDDSSDINVGLEYSKREKDSHGTVGGETQAKINPESIYTGDQDSRDYTRKYDVELMKAFLTYSKDFDYGANLLVNTYIYTDTTEFMSSPQTKDSSGNNDATLTDDNYVYDNHYEQVQKGVKSEYRDSFKNSAALLGVDLRANEYENKTTYRAAQALVIYGGPMAGVYPDYYQPGDFKSNDKTDENVYALYGEYKYAFTDSISATTNLRYDKIKLDYTDSAANSLKKDFSVYSYRIGMNYQMSQNSTLFLNYSTGFRAPTISQLFAGDVSTWGSTQNNPNLDPEESFNYEIGVRALMNNIKYEASVFQIDRKDFIMKTSGNYGDTDTNDMWDNVGGARHRGFELSAVGNIIDSLSFNMAYTYLRAKYTNYRNFGITMGSDVYFPVFTPAPVMTYDATGNTIPRTSKHNVNLIMNYQVLKDLTLMAEVNAKSKYYADDLNKIEIAGHGILNLMATYNKKLGMFDTSFFVRADNVFDKQYYTSARSSSDRNEDGVFNAEDLSITVNPGRVLTAGLAAKF, encoded by the coding sequence ATGAAAAAGATAACTGCTATATCTGTTGTATGTGCTATCGCCATAAGTACATACGCATCAGACTTAGGAACGATAAAAGTAGAGTCGTCAACTATTGATGATAAATTTGAAACAAAAAAAAGTGAAATCTCAAGTACTACAACCGTTAGCGGTGAGAAAGTTGACAAATCACATATTTCAAATATTCAACAAATTCTTCAATCAATTCCCGGTATTACAACCGAATCATCGACGGGTGACAGTTTAAAAATACACTTAAGAGGTGTAGAAAATCAAATGTATATGGGTGAAAAACCGGGTGTTGCAGTTGTAATCGACGGTGTACCTGTGTTTGAGAGAACCGGTAAAGTAAATATAGACCTTGATAATATTGAGAGTATAAAAGTTATAAAGGGTGGTGCTTCATATCTTTTTGGTGATGATGCATTATCGGGTGCTGTTATTATTACAACTAAAAGAGGGGCAAAATACAACCATAACTACGGTGCAGTTGAAGTGGGAAGCTACGGTTATAAAAAAGCAGTTGCCAGAACCGGATATGCAAACGATGATTTAAGCTTTCACGTTCAAGCAAGCCAAAGATCGTCTGATGGTTATCATGAAGATTCAGATTATGAGACAAGTTATCTAAACGGTAAACTTCAGTATTATATTGATGATTCTTCAGATATTAATGTAGGACTTGAATACTCAAAAAGAGAAAAAGACTCTCACGGTACTGTCGGAGGAGAGACACAAGCTAAAATCAACCCTGAGTCTATTTACACGGGTGACCAAGATAGCCGTGACTATACAAGAAAATACGATGTTGAACTAATGAAAGCCTTTTTAACGTATTCAAAAGACTTTGATTATGGAGCAAACCTTTTAGTAAATACTTACATTTATACCGACACTACTGAGTTTATGTCTTCTCCTCAGACTAAAGATTCCAGCGGTAATAACGATGCTACTCTTACAGATGATAATTATGTATATGATAATCACTACGAGCAAGTTCAAAAAGGTGTAAAAAGTGAGTATAGAGATTCGTTTAAAAACTCTGCAGCACTTCTAGGAGTTGATTTACGTGCGAATGAATACGAAAATAAAACCACATACAGAGCGGCACAAGCTTTAGTAATTTATGGCGGACCAATGGCAGGTGTATATCCTGATTATTATCAGCCGGGTGATTTTAAAAGTAATGATAAAACAGATGAAAACGTATATGCATTATACGGTGAATATAAATATGCATTTACGGATTCTATCAGTGCTACAACGAACTTAAGATACGACAAAATTAAACTTGACTATACTGATTCTGCTGCAAACAGCTTAAAAAAAGACTTTTCAGTTTATTCTTATAGAATTGGAATGAATTATCAAATGAGTCAAAATTCTACACTGTTTTTAAACTATTCAACAGGCTTTCGTGCACCTACTATCAGCCAGCTTTTTGCAGGTGACGTAAGTACGTGGGGCTCGACACAAAATAATCCAAACTTAGACCCTGAAGAATCTTTTAACTATGAGATAGGTGTTAGAGCACTCATGAATAATATAAAATACGAAGCTTCCGTATTTCAAATAGACAGAAAAGATTTTATTATGAAAACATCCGGAAACTATGGCGATACGGATACAAACGATATGTGGGATAATGTCGGTGGAGCTAGACATAGAGGATTTGAATTATCTGCTGTTGGTAATATAATAGATTCGCTATCGTTTAATATGGCATATACATACTTAAGAGCTAAGTACACAAACTATAGAAATTTCGGTATTACAATGGGTTCAGATGTTTATTTTCCTGTTTTTACACCTGCTCCTGTAATGACATACGATGCTACAGGAAATACAATCCCAAGAACTTCAAAACATAATGTTAACCTTATTATGAACTATCAAGTTTTAAAAGATCTTACTTTAATGGCTGAAGTAAATGCAAAAAGCAAATATTATGCGGACGATCTAAACAAAATAGAAATAGCAGGTCACGGCATACTTAATTTAATGGCTACATATAATAAAAAACTCGGCATGTTTGATACAAGCTTCTTTGTTAGAGCTGACAACGTATTTGATAAACAATATTATACTTCGGCAAGATCTAGTTCTGATAGAAACGAAGACGGTGTATTTAATGCTGAAGATTTATCAATTACGGTTAATCCGGGAAGAGTCTTAACGGCAGGGCTTGCTGCTAAGTTTTAA